One window of the Gimesia chilikensis genome contains the following:
- a CDS encoding DUF1501 domain-containing protein, with amino-acid sequence MSQPITELPTISINQLLARRQLLKRAGSGIGTLGLLSLLQQEGLLETSQAAPAVRPNNPLAPKEPHMPAKAKAVIWLFINGGPSQVDTWDYKPELEKRDGVALEGFDNKTGFFQNAVGPLMKSPFKFKQHGESGKWVSDIFPHLSQHVDKMAFIHSGHTESNNHSPALFMMNCGVPKMGHPCVGSWVTYGLGSESDSLPAFVVMSDPLGRGLPKGHSLNWGAGFLPSVYQGTYLRPTGEPIDNLQPPSVLTNKGRQRSQLDLVKALNRQHLEQNEGDQELAARIESFELAYRMQSAAPEALDISKEPKHLQDQYGIGNKQCEHFAKQCLIARRMVERGTRFVQIYSGGMENQRSWDGHQDIKGNHSGFAGETDQPIAALLGDLEARGLLDETLVIWGGEFGRLPIAQKGANPGRDHNPHAFTTWMAGGGVKAGTTYGATDEIGFKAAENKVHVNDLHATILRLLGMDHEKLTYLYSGRRFRLTDVGGHVIDELIA; translated from the coding sequence ATGTCACAACCCATCACAGAACTGCCGACCATTTCAATCAACCAGTTACTGGCCCGCCGACAGCTGCTAAAACGGGCCGGCAGCGGTATCGGTACGCTGGGCCTGCTCAGCCTGCTGCAACAGGAGGGACTCCTGGAAACCAGCCAGGCCGCTCCGGCTGTGCGTCCCAACAATCCGCTGGCACCGAAGGAACCGCATATGCCCGCGAAAGCGAAAGCGGTCATCTGGCTGTTTATCAATGGTGGACCGAGCCAGGTCGATACATGGGATTATAAACCCGAACTGGAAAAGCGGGATGGCGTGGCCCTGGAAGGGTTTGACAACAAGACCGGCTTCTTTCAAAACGCGGTCGGACCGCTGATGAAAAGCCCCTTCAAATTCAAACAGCATGGCGAATCAGGGAAATGGGTCTCGGATATTTTCCCGCACCTCTCCCAGCATGTCGACAAGATGGCCTTCATTCACTCGGGGCATACAGAATCAAACAATCACAGCCCCGCGCTGTTCATGATGAATTGCGGCGTCCCCAAAATGGGGCATCCCTGTGTCGGTTCCTGGGTCACTTACGGACTGGGTTCTGAAAGTGACAGCCTGCCGGCTTTCGTGGTGATGTCCGATCCCCTGGGACGCGGACTCCCCAAAGGACACAGCCTGAACTGGGGCGCCGGGTTTCTGCCCAGCGTTTACCAGGGAACGTATCTCAGACCAACCGGTGAGCCCATCGACAACCTGCAACCTCCGTCAGTATTAACCAACAAAGGACGCCAGCGTTCGCAGCTTGATCTCGTAAAAGCACTTAATCGACAGCATCTGGAACAGAACGAAGGAGACCAGGAACTCGCAGCCCGCATCGAAAGTTTCGAGCTCGCCTATCGCATGCAGAGTGCGGCTCCCGAAGCATTAGACATTTCGAAGGAACCGAAACACCTGCAGGATCAGTACGGGATTGGCAACAAACAGTGTGAGCACTTCGCAAAACAGTGTCTGATCGCACGGCGAATGGTGGAACGGGGCACCCGCTTCGTACAGATCTACTCCGGCGGAATGGAGAATCAACGGAGCTGGGACGGCCACCAGGACATCAAAGGGAATCACAGCGGCTTCGCCGGCGAAACCGATCAGCCGATCGCGGCTTTGCTGGGTGACCTGGAAGCCCGCGGCCTGCTTGACGAAACGCTGGTGATCTGGGGTGGTGAATTTGGCCGCCTGCCGATCGCTCAGAAAGGGGCCAACCCGGGACGCGATCATAATCCGCATGCGTTTACCACCTGGATGGCCGGCGGTGGCGTCAAAGCAGGAACGACATATGGAGCCACCGATGAGATCGGCTTCAAAGCAGCGGAGAACAAAGTACATGTGAATGATCTGCACGCCACGATCTTACGACTGCTGGGAATGGATCATGAAAAGCTGACCTACCTCTACAGCGGACGCCGGTTCCGCCTGACTGATGTGGGTGGTCACGTGATTGATGAATTGATTGCCTGA
- a CDS encoding DUF1501 domain-containing protein — MLKFTGKGTAHTCSGVTRRDFLQVGTLGAMGLSLPQYLEAKERGMVDKKNDNRAAIMIFNLGAPSQLDTFDMKPEAPSEIRGPFKPIDTASPDINISEIFPLHARVADKFSLVRSCYHTAAAVHDAGWQMMQTGRLFTGGINTPHIGSVVDYLRGRKTDLPANVVLPETMGRGGGNLPNGQAGGFLGKAHDPFALMADPSKPNFKVPDMLPPQEIGSARLERRRKIRDVVDSTIDHFESTEDAKLLNGNFHSAYRLMTSKEAREAFDLSKEPMKVRERYGMNRFGQCCLLSRRLVEAGVRFVTINTFLTVFNEITWDIHGSKPFTSIEGMKNIVAPMYDQAYSALIEDLYDRGMLDETLVCNVAEFGRTPKVNPAGGRDHWPQCFTCYFAGGGVQGGRVVGSSDPIGGVPADRPVSPGDLAATVYHSLGFDLHTVLPGPAGRPFPLVDVGKQEIRELF; from the coding sequence ATGCTGAAGTTCACTGGCAAAGGCACAGCGCATACCTGTAGCGGAGTCACCCGCAGAGACTTTCTGCAAGTCGGTACATTAGGCGCTATGGGGCTCTCACTGCCACAGTACCTCGAAGCCAAAGAACGCGGGATGGTCGACAAGAAGAACGACAACCGTGCGGCGATTATGATCTTCAATCTGGGTGCCCCCAGTCAGCTCGACACCTTCGACATGAAGCCGGAGGCGCCGTCCGAAATCCGGGGTCCCTTTAAGCCCATTGATACGGCCTCCCCCGATATCAATATTTCCGAAATTTTCCCGCTGCATGCGCGCGTCGCCGACAAGTTTTCGCTGGTTCGCTCCTGTTATCATACCGCGGCAGCCGTCCACGATGCCGGCTGGCAGATGATGCAGACCGGTCGACTCTTCACGGGTGGCATCAATACTCCTCACATCGGCTCGGTGGTCGATTATCTGCGGGGGCGTAAAACCGACCTGCCCGCCAACGTCGTCCTCCCCGAAACAATGGGCCGCGGCGGTGGAAATTTGCCCAATGGTCAGGCGGGGGGCTTCCTGGGTAAAGCTCACGATCCATTTGCCTTGATGGCTGATCCTTCCAAGCCGAACTTTAAAGTTCCCGACATGCTGCCTCCCCAGGAAATTGGCTCGGCCCGTCTGGAACGTCGTCGTAAAATCCGCGACGTGGTTGACAGTACGATCGATCATTTTGAATCGACCGAAGACGCCAAACTGCTCAACGGCAATTTTCACTCGGCTTATCGTCTGATGACCAGTAAAGAGGCCCGCGAAGCCTTTGACCTCTCCAAAGAACCCATGAAGGTCCGCGAACGTTACGGCATGAACCGCTTCGGGCAATGCTGTCTGCTCTCCCGTCGTCTGGTGGAAGCCGGTGTGCGTTTCGTAACGATCAACACTTTCCTGACCGTGTTCAACGAAATCACCTGGGATATTCACGGCTCGAAACCTTTCACCTCCATTGAGGGGATGAAGAATATCGTTGCCCCTATGTACGACCAGGCTTACAGCGCCTTGATTGAAGATCTGTACGACCGGGGCATGCTGGACGAAACCCTGGTTTGCAACGTGGCGGAATTTGGCCGTACCCCGAAAGTCAATCCAGCCGGAGGCCGTGACCACTGGCCTCAATGTTTTACCTGTTACTTTGCCGGCGGAGGCGTCCAGGGTGGACGCGTGGTCGGCAGCAGCGATCCGATTGGTGGTGTTCCTGCAGATCGACCGGTTTCTCCCGGGGACCTGGCAGCGACCGTTTACCACAGCCTCGGCTTCGATCTGCACACGGTGCTCCCCGGCCCCGCCGGTCGCCCCTTCCCGCTGGTGGATGTGGGTAAGCAGGAAATCCGTGAACTGTTTTAA
- a CDS encoding DUF1549 domain-containing protein: MTPRTSVLSILLVACLAGVLCPAHSQAAAQTDTAIKLFPQTIDLRGSEARQGLSVQTLTNDEVTGPVTTPFQLTSSNPDVVKIEDQTAVPVGNGTAQITVQSGSAKSTSQVTVSGLDQPHRWSFRNDIEPVLTKTGCNSGPCHGALAGKGGFRLSLKAYDVPGDFHTIVEQARGRRIELSDPARSLLLIKPTGAVPHKGGVRFETDSREYRILSEWIAQGATPPAEQDAVIESLQVLPGRSILTKGQSQRLLVQARYSDNSVRDVTRWTAFSSVNESVAQVDEAGNIKVTGYGEGAIVCIFSSKVAISKITSPYPQDINPDVYAKSPKHNFIDELVIKQLKRLNLPPSPQASDAEFVRRVYIDTIGTLPTPAEVKAFLTDQSPDKRNQLIEQLLNRPEFVDYWTYKWSDLLLVNGELIRPQAVKAYHDWIYQHVKQNTPWDKLVHELITAQGSSIENGATNFYAIHQDPESMTENVSQAFLGLAIGCAKCHNHPLEKWTNGQYYAMANFFARVRAKGWGGSQGSGDGIRTLFVATKGDLAQPLTGKPQPPTPLDGAPIDINAPEDRRVYLADWLTAKENPFFSRSITNRVWANFFGVGLVEAVDDMRESNPASNEELLSAASDYLKDQNFDLKALMRVILQSAAYQRSSQPLPENKDEKRFYSRYYPRRMMAEVLLDAISQVTEVPDEFTKYYEPNPQKTDFYPKGTRAIQLYDSSVISYFLKTFGRNERMITCECERSEEPTMVQVLHLSNGDTINNKLKAKESRVTKLLNAKQSDQELVEQIYLLCLSRKPTPEENTQLLNILKETPQAERRQVVEDLFWGVLSSREFLFNH, translated from the coding sequence ATGACTCCTCGAACATCTGTCTTATCCATCCTGCTCGTCGCCTGCCTTGCTGGCGTGCTCTGCCCTGCACACTCTCAGGCCGCAGCTCAAACAGACACCGCCATCAAGCTGTTCCCGCAAACCATCGATCTGCGTGGCAGTGAAGCCCGCCAGGGGCTTTCGGTGCAGACACTGACCAATGACGAAGTCACTGGACCGGTCACGACTCCATTCCAGCTGACATCCAGTAATCCAGACGTCGTTAAGATTGAAGACCAGACCGCGGTCCCGGTCGGGAATGGCACAGCCCAGATTACTGTCCAGTCCGGTTCGGCTAAATCGACCAGCCAGGTCACCGTCAGTGGTCTCGACCAGCCCCACCGCTGGAGTTTTCGCAACGATATTGAGCCGGTCCTGACTAAGACAGGCTGTAATTCGGGGCCCTGTCATGGCGCCCTGGCAGGCAAAGGGGGCTTTCGTCTCTCACTGAAAGCGTATGATGTCCCGGGCGACTTCCACACCATTGTCGAACAGGCACGCGGACGACGCATTGAACTGTCTGACCCGGCCCGCAGTCTGCTGTTGATCAAACCAACGGGAGCAGTTCCGCACAAAGGGGGCGTCCGCTTCGAAACCGATTCCCGCGAATACCGGATTCTCTCCGAATGGATCGCACAGGGGGCGACACCGCCGGCTGAACAGGATGCTGTCATCGAAAGCCTGCAGGTCCTCCCCGGGCGTTCGATTCTCACCAAAGGACAATCACAGCGTCTGCTGGTCCAGGCCCGCTACTCGGACAACTCTGTCCGCGATGTGACCCGCTGGACCGCGTTTTCGTCCGTGAACGAGAGCGTCGCCCAGGTAGACGAAGCAGGAAATATCAAAGTCACCGGGTATGGGGAAGGCGCGATTGTCTGCATCTTCTCCAGTAAAGTCGCGATCTCCAAAATCACGTCTCCCTATCCGCAGGACATCAATCCGGACGTCTATGCCAAATCTCCGAAACACAATTTCATTGATGAGCTGGTCATCAAACAGCTCAAACGTTTGAACCTGCCCCCCTCTCCCCAGGCGAGCGATGCCGAATTTGTCCGCCGGGTCTACATCGATACGATAGGCACCCTTCCTACACCTGCCGAAGTCAAAGCTTTTCTCACTGATCAGAGCCCGGACAAGCGAAACCAGTTGATCGAACAGCTGTTAAACCGCCCCGAGTTCGTGGATTACTGGACCTACAAATGGTCTGACCTGTTGCTGGTCAATGGCGAACTGATTCGTCCCCAGGCAGTCAAAGCCTACCACGACTGGATCTATCAGCATGTGAAACAGAACACTCCCTGGGACAAGCTGGTTCACGAACTGATTACCGCTCAGGGAAGCAGCATCGAAAACGGCGCGACCAACTTTTACGCGATCCACCAGGATCCGGAATCCATGACCGAAAATGTGAGCCAGGCATTTCTGGGTCTGGCCATCGGTTGTGCGAAGTGTCATAACCATCCACTCGAAAAATGGACCAATGGCCAATACTACGCGATGGCTAATTTCTTCGCCCGTGTGCGAGCTAAGGGCTGGGGTGGCAGCCAGGGTTCAGGCGATGGTATTCGCACCCTGTTTGTAGCGACTAAAGGGGATCTGGCACAACCACTGACCGGAAAACCACAGCCTCCCACTCCGCTGGATGGTGCGCCGATTGACATCAATGCTCCCGAGGACCGCCGCGTCTATCTGGCAGACTGGCTGACTGCGAAAGAGAACCCCTTCTTCAGCCGTTCCATTACAAACCGCGTCTGGGCCAACTTCTTCGGGGTCGGCCTGGTCGAAGCGGTGGACGACATGCGGGAATCAAACCCCGCGAGTAACGAAGAGCTGCTGTCAGCTGCATCCGACTATCTGAAAGACCAGAACTTCGATCTGAAAGCACTGATGCGGGTCATCCTGCAGTCGGCTGCTTACCAGCGCAGCAGTCAACCACTGCCCGAGAACAAAGACGAAAAACGATTCTACTCCCGCTACTACCCCCGGCGGATGATGGCCGAAGTCCTGCTGGACGCTATTTCGCAGGTCACGGAAGTGCCGGATGAATTCACAAAGTATTACGAACCGAATCCGCAGAAAACCGACTTCTACCCCAAGGGGACCCGGGCGATTCAGTTATATGATTCGTCTGTGATCTCCTACTTCCTGAAGACTTTTGGACGCAACGAGCGGATGATTACCTGCGAATGCGAGCGATCCGAAGAACCGACGATGGTTCAGGTACTGCACCTCTCGAATGGGGACACCATCAACAACAAACTTAAAGCCAAAGAGAGCCGGGTCACAAAACTGCTGAATGCGAAGCAGTCAGACCAGGAACTGGTCGAGCAGATTTATCTGCTGTGCCTCTCGCGGAAACCTACTCCAGAGGAAAATACCCAGTTGCTCAATATTCTGAAAGAGACCCCGCAGGCCGAAAGACGCCAAGTCGTAGAAGACCTGTTCTGGGGCGTGCTCAGCAGCCGCGAGTTTCTGTTTAACCATTGA
- a CDS encoding c-type cytochrome domain-containing protein, with product MLKLSDKFLLVTACLLLVLPQSAPAAEAPIDYSKQVAPLLRKYCEGCHTADDGEGKFSTETFADLLKGGEHGPAVLPGDSQSSRLIRMIKGELKPVMPPEDSGEKLTAAEITVLTEWINQGAKGPSGKEPLRMELTVPEIKPAQGISKPIASLVWSPASDLIAIARFSEIDLLSGKSNKLVRTIKGLPGKVNSVRFSNDGKWLIISSGTTGLFGQADIWEVSTGKKLHEFVGHKDVLYAAQVSPDQKWLATGSYDNNIILWDIATGKKVRTLSGHNGAIFDLAFSPDSTALASASADATVKVWQVATGERLDTLSQPLKEQTSVSFSPDGNYIVATGADNRIRKWRFVSRKSARINPLVIARFAHESPVIQITYSPDGKWLASISDDRSLKIWDADQLQLLHVIENLPAIPTSVAFAPDSQTAIVGFSNGQLKRFALPSNLPAGRTGQIIARQSPETDEFTPMASATAVQIKEQEPNNQPGQATPLKGVSVVASGLINGSQPGQTDVDLYQFQSKAGQEWLIETNAARKKSKLDSKIEVLNAEGNQIPRVLLRAVRDSYFTFRGKDSNIVNDFRIHNWREMELNEYLYCNGEVVKLWLYPRGPDSGFNVYPGLGRRYTYFGTSPITHALHEPCYIVDPYPAGTELPPNGLPVFTIFYENNDDGRRELGDDSRLIFKAPKDGTYLVRVSDVRGFQGQDFHYDLTVRPRQPDFKVTLNGANPKVNAGSGQEIELIAQRIDGFDGPIRVDISDVPPGLHVTSPIIIQAGHDRAYGTIYADPVEETNGPLVAPHPSDSRYKSVNVSATATITGKEVSHNVNPLGVVQVQKKPRLMIRMVALDSDGLSIAGDQLAEIPDKPLELTIHPGETIAAKVVVLRDGYKGVVGFGREYAGRNLPHGVFVDNIGLNGLLLLDDQSERTFYLTAAKWVPETTRLFHLRADQEGRQTSIPVLLHVKGKDKLANRSN from the coding sequence ATGTTGAAACTTTCTGATAAATTCCTGCTGGTTACCGCCTGCCTGCTGCTGGTTCTCCCTCAGTCAGCCCCGGCTGCGGAAGCGCCCATTGATTATTCAAAACAGGTCGCCCCCCTGCTCCGCAAATATTGTGAAGGCTGTCATACAGCAGACGACGGGGAAGGAAAATTCTCGACAGAGACTTTCGCTGACCTACTCAAAGGGGGAGAACATGGCCCTGCGGTCTTGCCGGGTGACAGTCAATCGAGTCGCCTGATCCGCATGATCAAGGGCGAACTTAAACCGGTAATGCCTCCGGAAGACAGCGGCGAGAAACTGACGGCTGCTGAAATCACGGTACTGACGGAATGGATCAACCAGGGAGCTAAAGGCCCCTCAGGCAAGGAACCACTGCGAATGGAACTGACCGTTCCTGAGATCAAACCGGCACAGGGAATCTCCAAACCGATTGCGTCCCTGGTCTGGTCTCCCGCAAGCGACCTGATTGCCATCGCCCGTTTCTCTGAGATTGACCTGCTTTCAGGGAAATCGAACAAACTGGTACGCACCATCAAAGGTCTGCCCGGGAAAGTGAATTCGGTTCGCTTCAGTAACGATGGCAAGTGGCTGATCATATCTTCGGGAACGACAGGGTTGTTCGGCCAGGCGGACATCTGGGAAGTGAGTACTGGGAAAAAGCTCCACGAATTTGTAGGCCATAAAGATGTTCTCTATGCAGCACAGGTCAGCCCGGACCAGAAATGGCTGGCGACTGGAAGTTACGATAACAACATTATTCTCTGGGATATCGCAACCGGCAAAAAAGTCAGAACGTTAAGCGGGCACAACGGTGCGATTTTTGATCTCGCATTCAGCCCGGATTCGACGGCACTCGCGAGTGCCTCTGCGGATGCAACGGTCAAAGTCTGGCAGGTTGCCACGGGAGAACGTCTGGATACACTGAGTCAACCTCTCAAGGAACAGACATCAGTGAGCTTCAGCCCGGACGGGAACTACATCGTCGCCACGGGAGCCGATAACCGGATTCGTAAATGGCGATTTGTTTCCCGGAAGTCGGCAAGAATCAATCCCCTGGTGATTGCCCGCTTCGCGCATGAAAGCCCGGTGATTCAGATCACTTATTCCCCGGATGGGAAATGGCTGGCTTCCATTTCGGATGACCGTTCGCTGAAAATCTGGGATGCAGACCAGTTGCAGTTACTGCATGTGATTGAAAACCTGCCCGCAATCCCCACGTCGGTCGCTTTCGCACCCGATTCACAGACAGCCATCGTGGGCTTCAGTAACGGACAGCTGAAGCGGTTTGCACTACCTTCCAACCTTCCTGCAGGCAGGACTGGGCAGATTATTGCCCGACAGTCTCCTGAAACAGATGAATTCACACCAATGGCCTCTGCGACAGCAGTGCAGATTAAAGAACAGGAACCCAACAACCAGCCTGGGCAGGCGACGCCTCTCAAGGGAGTCTCTGTCGTCGCCAGCGGTCTGATCAATGGCTCTCAGCCCGGACAGACCGATGTCGACCTGTACCAGTTCCAATCCAAAGCGGGCCAGGAATGGCTGATTGAAACTAACGCCGCCCGTAAGAAATCAAAGCTCGATTCCAAAATTGAAGTTCTGAATGCTGAGGGCAACCAGATTCCGCGAGTCTTGTTACGCGCAGTACGTGACTCGTATTTCACCTTCCGCGGCAAAGATTCCAACATCGTCAACGATTTCCGCATCCATAACTGGCGCGAGATGGAATTGAACGAGTACCTGTATTGCAACGGGGAAGTCGTCAAACTCTGGCTCTACCCCCGTGGTCCCGACTCGGGCTTCAACGTTTATCCGGGTCTCGGTCGGCGTTATACCTATTTTGGCACCTCGCCGATCACGCATGCGTTACACGAACCCTGCTATATCGTCGATCCCTATCCTGCGGGAACCGAACTACCTCCCAACGGACTGCCGGTGTTTACAATTTTCTACGAGAACAACGACGATGGCAGACGCGAGCTGGGAGATGACTCGCGACTGATCTTCAAAGCCCCCAAGGACGGCACCTACCTGGTGCGTGTTTCGGACGTGCGAGGTTTTCAAGGGCAGGATTTTCATTATGATCTGACAGTTCGTCCCCGTCAGCCCGATTTCAAAGTGACACTGAATGGAGCCAATCCCAAGGTCAACGCTGGCAGTGGACAGGAAATTGAACTGATCGCCCAGCGAATTGATGGTTTTGATGGTCCGATCCGCGTGGACATTTCTGATGTTCCCCCTGGCCTGCATGTTACCAGTCCCATCATCATTCAGGCTGGTCACGACCGGGCTTATGGAACAATTTACGCCGATCCCGTTGAGGAAACGAACGGCCCACTGGTTGCTCCCCACCCCTCAGATAGCCGTTACAAGAGTGTAAACGTCTCCGCCACCGCGACCATCACAGGCAAAGAAGTCAGCCATAATGTCAATCCTCTTGGTGTGGTCCAGGTTCAGAAGAAGCCGCGTCTGATGATTCGCATGGTCGCCCTCGATTCAGACGGATTGAGCATCGCCGGAGATCAGCTGGCTGAAATCCCAGACAAACCGCTGGAACTGACGATCCATCCAGGTGAAACAATCGCCGCTAAGGTCGTGGTGCTGAGGGATGGTTACAAAGGTGTCGTCGGCTTTGGTCGTGAATATGCCGGCCGAAATCTGCCACACGGCGTGTTTGTCGACAACATCGGCCTGAACGGTTTATTGCTGCTGGATGATCAGAGCGAACGAACATTCTACCTGACCGCCGCGAAATGGGTGCCTGAAACAACCCGGCTGTTCCACCTGCGTGCTGATCAGGAAGGCAGACAGACTTCCATCCCCGTCCTACTGCACGTCAAAGGGAAAGATAAGCTGGCCAACCGATCGAACTGA
- a CDS encoding AraC family transcriptional regulator, with protein sequence MQDPQKFRDDFLKRLDNKLHLEELFNYIPDAYFFAKDAQGRFINISRAWMDVRAIPREEDIIGKTDFDIHPQDLAEQYVAEDQRVMESATPLPNQVWLIPDRQGNLKWYLCSKIPLFGDGGKVIGVAGVLRDIKVAGSEFQSYQELDQVIAYVLEHYQERIQISELADLIFLSVSQLDRKFKKLYQITPQKYILRVRINAACQLLTRTEKRVSEIALESGFYDQSYFTKQFVNLMGLSPSEYRKRFRQETEMA encoded by the coding sequence ATGCAAGATCCTCAGAAATTCCGCGACGATTTCCTGAAACGCCTTGACAACAAACTCCATCTGGAAGAACTCTTTAACTACATTCCCGATGCTTATTTCTTTGCCAAGGACGCACAGGGACGTTTTATCAATATCAGTCGTGCCTGGATGGATGTGCGAGCGATCCCCCGCGAGGAAGACATCATCGGCAAGACCGATTTCGACATCCATCCCCAGGATCTTGCAGAACAATACGTGGCTGAAGATCAGCGGGTGATGGAATCCGCCACCCCACTCCCCAACCAGGTCTGGTTAATTCCCGATCGCCAGGGAAATCTGAAATGGTATCTCTGCAGTAAGATTCCCCTGTTCGGCGATGGCGGCAAGGTGATTGGCGTGGCCGGCGTGCTACGCGACATCAAAGTTGCCGGCTCCGAATTTCAGTCTTACCAGGAACTCGACCAGGTGATCGCTTACGTTCTGGAACATTACCAGGAACGCATCCAGATTTCCGAACTGGCCGATCTGATCTTTCTTTCTGTCAGTCAGCTCGATCGGAAATTTAAAAAGCTGTATCAGATTACTCCTCAAAAATATATTCTGCGGGTCCGCATCAACGCCGCCTGTCAGCTGCTGACGCGAACCGAAAAACGCGTGTCCGAAATCGCCCTCGAATCCGGATTTTATGATCAGAGTTATTTCACCAAACAGTTTGTCAACCTGATGGGGCTCTCTCCATCCGAGTACCGTAAACGTTTTCGGCAAGAGACGGAGATGGCCTGA